GTGTTATTACAGGCCGCAAATCACGTTCCGGTAACAAACGTTCCCACGCAATGAACTCCAGCAAACGTACTTGGAAAGCTAACTTGCAAAAAGTACGGATTCTGGTTAACGGCAAACCTAAAAAAGTTTGGGTATCTGCTCGTGCGCTTAAATCTGGTAAAGTGGAACGCGTTTAATTGAAGGAGAAATCAAGTGCAGCGACAATTATGTCGGTGCATTTTTTCTTTGCCTAAAAATAAAAAACACAGGCCACGTGCTCCTGTGTTTCTTGTTAATCATTACTTTGCGTTAATAAAATCATTCCGCTTGTGAAAGAAAATTCTCCTACTTGATCCACAAATTCATTACTTGAGAGTGCCGAGCCAACTGGATATGTAGCGTTATCAAGTGGATAAGCAAATCCTTTTAACGTCAGGCCTGTCACATCTTTCATCGTTGTAAAGGCGACGTATTTTTTGTCTGGCAACTTTTCAATTGTGTAGCTTCCTGGCGCGTACATTTTGATGTAATTATAGCGATCAATCAATTCTACGACTGGCACAGCGGCTAGAAAACGTGGTTTGGTTAGCATCATTAGATTCGCTAGTAAATGGTCTAAACGCCCTCCTGTGGCTCCAAAAATACGTATTATATCTGGTTGTTGTTCCATTGCCCAACTTAGGCCGATTTCCGTGTCTGTTTCATCTTTTTCAGCGGGAAATTCGAGCACTTCGTTTACTTTTGTTTTTAAATCTGCTAATTCTTCTATTGTAAGTGAATCAAAATCGCCCATCGCAATCGTTGGGACAATTCCTCTATCTAATAACCGTTTGGCTCCGCGGTCCACGCCAACCCAACTAATATCTGCATTCGTATATTGCTTTAAATCTGGAAGTTCTGACGCGGGTCCACCAACCATGATATGAATTATCTTCATTTTTGTGTCCCCTTCTTTCCTAACAAATAGGGCTGGAACGGTTGATGGTCCCAGCCCAAGTCGACTTACTCTCCTACAATGGCACGTAATTTATCAATTGGTGTTTGGCGATTTTTATTGCCGTAAATGTAACTGCCCGCTACAAATACATTGGCACCAGCGTCACGGCATAATTTTGCCGTGTCGTGATCTACGCCACCATCCACTTCAATCTCGATATCTAAACCTTTTTCATCCACGATTTTTTTGAAGGCGCTAATTTTCTCCAACACTTCTGGAATAAATTTTTGCCCGCCAAAACCGGGATTTACAGTCATAAATAAAACCATATCTAGTTCATTTAATACGTGTTGTAAAACGTCAATTGGTGTGGCTGGATTAAGTACTGCTCCGGCTTTGACACCGTAAGAACGAATTAATTGTAAAGTGCGGTGAAGATGCGTGCACGCTTCGACATGCACGGTAATATAGTCAGCACCCGCTTTTGCAAATTCTGGAATATACGTATCCGGGTTTTCAATCATTAAATGAACATCAAGTGGTAGTTTCGTTTCCGGACGAATCGCTTGAACAACAGCAGGACCAAAAGTAATATTTGGAACGAAATGTCCGTCCATAACGTCAATATGGATGTAGTCTGCGCCGCAATTTTCTACTTCTTTAATATCTCTCGCAAGATTTGCAAAGTCTGCACTTAAAATCGAAGGAGCTATTTTTCCCATTCTTAATACCTCGGCTTTCTGTTTTTTAATTCTTGTAAAATTTGGATATAGTGTTTATAGCGAAATTCGGCTATTTCATTTGCTTCAACAGCTGTTTTCACTGCGCAGTTAGGCTCGTTTTCGTGCATACAACCGCGGAATTTACAGCCACTACGTCGGTCTTCTATTTCTGGAAAACAAAACTGTAGTGTTTCCGGTTGTAAGTCATCCCATTCAATCGAACTAAAGCCAGGTGTATCGGCGACAAAACCATCACCAATCGGCATCAGCTCCACATGTCTTGTTGTATGCTTCCCGCGACCAAGTGAGTTGGAAATTTCTGCTGTTTTTAAAGTTAAATCGCTATTTAAGCTGTTTAACAAAGTAGATTTCCCAACGCCTGATTGTCCAGCGATAACCGCGATTTTGCCGCTAATGTAGTCTTTAATCGCTTCTTTATCCGGCTCATCATTTGTTACGAACACATCATAGCCGATATTTTCATAAATATCTTTATAGACCGCAATCTGCTCTTTTTCCGCTTCTGAGGCCAAGTCCATTTTGCTAATACAAATAACAGGTTTAATGTCTTCCTTTTCAATTGCCACTAAAAAACGGTCTGCTAGGTTCGTGGAAAAATCGGGTTCTACCGCTGAAAATACTAAAATTGCGATATCGATGTTTGCCACAGGAGGACGCACAAGAGCATTCTCCCGGGACATCACATCTAAAATATAACCGTCCGTTTTATTTTCGATTTGAAATTCTACATCGTCGCCAACAAGCGGGGAAATATTTCGCTTTCTAAAGTTCCCTCTTGCGCGACATTGGTAGACATTTCCTTCTGAAAATACATAGTAAAATCCGCTCAACGCTTTGATAATTTGTCCTTCCAGCACATTTCCTCCGTTCTATTTTTATTTTGGATAAGGGACTGTGCCTTCATCGATTACTTTACTATCGCTCATGATTTTATAACCTGCACTAGTACCTTCTTCAATTTGGAACGTGATTTCTACCGACGTGTTTTGTGTAATCGTCAATTCTCGGTAAGAACTTGTCATGCTGTGGTTTTTATCTTGAATGTAAATTTGGATTTTCTGTGGTTGTGGATTTTCTTCATCGCTCGGTGTATAGGCGATGTTAAACGTTTTCGTTACTTCTTTGACTTGTTTTTCTTTTGGTCCAGCAGAAATGACGATTTCAATCGTATCTCCCGCAGAAACATTTGATCCGGCTGATGGGGACTGCGAAATCACTTGTCCTTTTTCAACGGAATCAGAGTTTTCTTCTTTACTGGAAACTTTTAGACCAAGGGACGATGCATAATCTTCTACAGCTGTTTTCGTATAGCCTCGTAAGTCTTTCAGCGTGATCGGTTCTGCGCCTTTACTTACAACGAATTTCACGTTAGTTGATTTGGCTACTACTTCCGTTCCTTGTGCTGGCGTTTGGCTAATAATCATGCCTTTACCAACTTCAGAACTATACGCTTCCTCGGACGAAATATTTTTAAAGCCTTGTTGTTCGAGTAACGCTTTTGTATCAGTGTAGCTTCTTCCGGTGTAGTTTTCCATCGTGATTTTTTTCGAACCATTACTTACAAATAAATTGATTTTTGTTCCTTTTTCTTTCATTTCACCTGCTGCTGGGTCGGTATTAATGACTTTTCCTTCCGCCACTTCATCACTATTTTTCTCGGCGGTTTTCCCGATGACAAAGCCTTCTTTTTGAAGAAGCGCTACTGCTTGGTCTTCTGTTTTACCAGAAACATCCGGCACAGCTACTTCATCAGGACTCTTACCTAGAAGCCAAAGTAGTAAAATCGCAATCGCAAAAATGGCGATAACGGACGAAACGATGATAGCAATTTTCTTTTTCTTGCTCATTTTTTTCTTTTTCTTGCCTTTTTGCTCATCTGGTGTTGTTTCAGCTGCAGCTACTTTTCCTTCTGGGACAATGGTTTTATCGAGGTTTTTCATCGTTTCTTTCGTCGCGATAATTGGAATTGCTTTCGTATCACCATCATCTGTTGGGAAAATGTATTTCGGCTCGTTTAGTCTGTCTGGATTTAGGCAGGTTTGCAAGTCTTTTTCCATTTCTTCCGCGTTTTGATAACGTAAAAATGGATCTTTTGCCGTTGCTTTAATAATAATATTTTCTAGGCTTTGTGGTATTTCTGGATTTTGCGCTCTTGCCGACGGGATGTCCGCTTGTAAATGCTTAATCGCAATCGAAACTGCTGATTCACCGTCAAAAGGTACTTTTCCAGTTAATAGTTCGTATAACACGATTCCTAGCGAATAAATGTCTGATTTTTGTGTTGCCATTCCGCCGCGTGCTTGTTCTGGAGATAAATAATGAACAGATCCAAGTAAGGAATTGGTTTGTGTAATCGACGTTTCCGAAAGTGCCATCGCAATTCCAAAATCGGTAATTTTTACCACACCATCATGATCAATTAAAATATTTTGCGGCTTTAAATCGCGGTGAATAATATGATGTTGATGGGCAATTGCAACAGCAGAAACGATTTGTAGCATAATGTCGACTGCTTTGTCGTAGCTGATTGGGTGATTTTCGTGAATGTACTGTTTTAAGTCCATTCCGTCCACATGCTCCATCACTATATAATGTAAATCATTTTCTTCACCAACGTCGTACACACTAACAATATTAGGGTGAACTAAACTCGTTGCCGATTGAGCTTCTCGTTGGAATCGACGAATAAGGTTGCTCTCATCTGCTAAATCAATGCGTAAAATCTTCACTGCAACGTCTCTATCAAGAATAATATCATGCGCCAGATACACATTGGCCATTCCGCCGCCGCCTATTGCATGTAAAATCTTATATCGATCACTTAATCGCTTACCAATCATCATGAAGCGTCCCTCCCTTTCTGCGTCAGATCTCGTTCGACTAACAGCACGGTAATATTATCTTCTCCCCCATACGAATTCGCTTTTGTAATAAATACATCTGCTTTTTCGGAAAGAGTACGTTTACTTTTTAAAATTTCTTCCATTTCTACTTCAGGAACCATATTCGTTAACCCATCGGAACAAAGCAGTAACGTGTCGCTCGTTTGAAAAGGTACGACAAACGTATCGACTTCTACTTTTCCTTCTACGCCAAGTGCACGTAAAAGGATATTTTTCCGTGGATGATTCATGGCATCTTCTTTGCTAATTTCACCTGTTCTAAGAAGTTCATGTACGAGCGAATGGTCTTCGGTTAGTTGGCGTAGTACGTTATTTTGAAGTAAATAACCACGGCTATCACCAACATTGGCGATAACGACTTGTGACTGTGCCATAATTGCGGCTACAAGTGTTGTCCCCATACCATTCAAATCCATTTCACTTTCCGCATAAAGGACAATTTGTTTGTTGACTTCTTGAATTGTTTTTTGAAGCCACGTTTCAATTTCTTCTGCGGTCAAAAGTGCGGTCGTTTCTTTCCATGCGTCGCTTAGTAAACGAACAGCCATTTCGCTCGCCACGTCTCCTGCGCGGTGACCACCCATGCCGTCTGCAACAATGACAATTGGTTGGTTGTCTTTATTTTCAAAGACGCCACCATTGTCTTCATTATGATGTCTTATTCTGCCTCTATCTGTTCTAAATTCTGCATGCATTTAAAAGCACCTCACTAATTTTTCAGGACTTCACTTTTCTAAGGCTAGAAACGAAGAAACCATCGCTTCCAATATCTGTCGGTAAAAGTTGAATATAATCGTCCTTCTTGATTTGCGCCAATTTTTCAGGAAGTACAACAGGTTCTATCTTGAATTCCGGATGTTTCTCTAGGAAAGCACGAAGAACTGTTTCGTTTTCTTCCTTATCAATGGTACATGTACTATAAACTAATATACCATTTTCTTTCACCAATTGGCTAACATCATCTAAAATTGCTAATTGAATTTCTGCTAATTTATGAATATCTTTTTCGGTTTTCGCGTACTTAATATCTGGTTTTCTGCGCAAAACGCCAAATCCGGAGCACGGAGCATCGACTAAAATTCGGTCAAAAGTTGCTGGTTCAAACATCGTACTCGCAGTTCTTGCATCTAAATGGGCGGTACGAATATTGAGCAGCTGCAATCGTTTTGCGGCTTGATCAATCAGTTTCGTTTTCTTTTCATGGATATCAAGTGCATGAACCATTCCTGTGCCGTGCATTTTTTCTGCGATATGGGTCGTTTTCCCACCCGGAGCCGCACAAGCATCTAATACGGTTAAATTGTCTTCCAGTTGAAGCGCATAAGCCGCGAGCATCGAGCTTTCGTCTTGGATGCTACATTTGCCGTCTTTGTATGCTTTTGTTTCTGCTACGGAACCTTTTTCAACGAGTAATGCTTCGTCGATAAATTCATTGCGCGTCACGCTGATTCCTTGGTCGTTTAGTTCTTTGATTAATTGTTCAGTCGGAATTTCTGTTTGGTTCACGCGAATACTTTGGTGTGGCGCCACTAGAAATGCTAGGCCGATTTCACGCAATTTTTCGAGACCGTATTGCTCCGCCCATCTTTTCGCTAACCATTCTGGCAAGCTTGTTTCAATGGCAATTTTTTGAACAGGGTCTTTAATTGCCTCCATGCTTGGAACGCCTTTACGGATAATATTCCGCAGCACGCCATTGACGAATTTCGTTACACCTTGGTGCCCTAAGTCTTTTGCGATATCCCCTGCTTCATTTAAAATCGCAT
This portion of the Listeria cossartiae subsp. cossartiae genome encodes:
- the rpmB gene encoding 50S ribosomal protein L28 encodes the protein MAKECVITGRKSRSGNKRSHAMNSSKRTWKANLQKVRILVNGKPKKVWVSARALKSGKVERV
- a CDS encoding thiamine diphosphokinase; this encodes MKIIHIMVGGPASELPDLKQYTNADISWVGVDRGAKRLLDRGIVPTIAMGDFDSLTIEELADLKTKVNEVLEFPAEKDETDTEIGLSWAMEQQPDIIRIFGATGGRLDHLLANLMMLTKPRFLAAVPVVELIDRYNYIKMYAPGSYTIEKLPDKKYVAFTTMKDVTGLTLKGFAYPLDNATYPVGSALSSNEFVDQVGEFSFTSGMILLTQSND
- the rpe gene encoding ribulose-phosphate 3-epimerase, which encodes MGKIAPSILSADFANLARDIKEVENCGADYIHIDVMDGHFVPNITFGPAVVQAIRPETKLPLDVHLMIENPDTYIPEFAKAGADYITVHVEACTHLHRTLQLIRSYGVKAGAVLNPATPIDVLQHVLNELDMVLFMTVNPGFGGQKFIPEVLEKISAFKKIVDEKGLDIEIEVDGGVDHDTAKLCRDAGANVFVAGSYIYGNKNRQTPIDKLRAIVGE
- the rsgA gene encoding ribosome small subunit-dependent GTPase A; the protein is MLEGQIIKALSGFYYVFSEGNVYQCRARGNFRKRNISPLVGDDVEFQIENKTDGYILDVMSRENALVRPPVANIDIAILVFSAVEPDFSTNLADRFLVAIEKEDIKPVICISKMDLASEAEKEQIAVYKDIYENIGYDVFVTNDEPDKEAIKDYISGKIAVIAGQSGVGKSTLLNSLNSDLTLKTAEISNSLGRGKHTTRHVELMPIGDGFVADTPGFSSIEWDDLQPETLQFCFPEIEDRRSGCKFRGCMHENEPNCAVKTAVEANEIAEFRYKHYIQILQELKNRKPRY
- the pknB gene encoding Stk1 family PASTA domain-containing Ser/Thr kinase, whose translation is MMIGKRLSDRYKILHAIGGGGMANVYLAHDIILDRDVAVKILRIDLADESNLIRRFQREAQSATSLVHPNIVSVYDVGEENDLHYIVMEHVDGMDLKQYIHENHPISYDKAVDIMLQIVSAVAIAHQHHIIHRDLKPQNILIDHDGVVKITDFGIAMALSETSITQTNSLLGSVHYLSPEQARGGMATQKSDIYSLGIVLYELLTGKVPFDGESAVSIAIKHLQADIPSARAQNPEIPQSLENIIIKATAKDPFLRYQNAEEMEKDLQTCLNPDRLNEPKYIFPTDDGDTKAIPIIATKETMKNLDKTIVPEGKVAAAETTPDEQKGKKKKKMSKKKKIAIIVSSVIAIFAIAILLLWLLGKSPDEVAVPDVSGKTEDQAVALLQKEGFVIGKTAEKNSDEVAEGKVINTDPAAGEMKEKGTKINLFVSNGSKKITMENYTGRSYTDTKALLEQQGFKNISSEEAYSSEVGKGMIISQTPAQGTEVVAKSTNVKFVVSKGAEPITLKDLRGYTKTAVEDYASSLGLKVSSKEENSDSVEKGQVISQSPSAGSNVSAGDTIEIVISAGPKEKQVKEVTKTFNIAYTPSDEENPQPQKIQIYIQDKNHSMTSSYRELTITQNTSVEITFQIEEGTSAGYKIMSDSKVIDEGTVPYPK
- a CDS encoding Stp1/IreP family PP2C-type Ser/Thr phosphatase, translated to MHAEFRTDRGRIRHHNEDNGGVFENKDNQPIVIVADGMGGHRAGDVASEMAVRLLSDAWKETTALLTAEEIETWLQKTIQEVNKQIVLYAESEMDLNGMGTTLVAAIMAQSQVVIANVGDSRGYLLQNNVLRQLTEDHSLVHELLRTGEISKEDAMNHPRKNILLRALGVEGKVEVDTFVVPFQTSDTLLLCSDGLTNMVPEVEMEEILKSKRTLSEKADVFITKANSYGGEDNITVLLVERDLTQKGRDAS
- the rsmB gene encoding 16S rRNA (cytosine(967)-C(5))-methyltransferase RsmB: MKKQKTVRAIALELIIKIENNQSYSHLLINDALKKQKLNPLDKGLLTELVYGTTQRKITLDYYLAPFLNKEPDNWVKNLLRMSVYQLTFLDKVPEHAILNEAGDIAKDLGHQGVTKFVNGVLRNIIRKGVPSMEAIKDPVQKIAIETSLPEWLAKRWAEQYGLEKLREIGLAFLVAPHQSIRVNQTEIPTEQLIKELNDQGISVTRNEFIDEALLVEKGSVAETKAYKDGKCSIQDESSMLAAYALQLEDNLTVLDACAAPGGKTTHIAEKMHGTGMVHALDIHEKKTKLIDQAAKRLQLLNIRTAHLDARTASTMFEPATFDRILVDAPCSGFGVLRRKPDIKYAKTEKDIHKLAEIQLAILDDVSQLVKENGILVYSTCTIDKEENETVLRAFLEKHPEFKIEPVVLPEKLAQIKKDDYIQLLPTDIGSDGFFVSSLRKVKS